The proteins below come from a single Xyrauchen texanus isolate HMW12.3.18 chromosome 1, RBS_HiC_50CHRs, whole genome shotgun sequence genomic window:
- the LOC127648401 gene encoding histone H2A-like, with protein sequence MSGRGKTGGKARAKAKTRSSRAGLQFPVGRVHRLLRKGNYAERVGAGAPVYLAAVLEYLTAEILELAGNAARDNKKTRIIPRHLQLAVRNDEELNKLLGGVTIAQGGVLPNIQAVLLPKKTEKPGKTK encoded by the coding sequence ATGAGCGGCAGAGGTAAAACCGGAGGTAAGGCGAGAGCGAAGGCTAAGACTCGCTCATCCAGGGCGGGACTGCAGTTCCCCGTTGGCCGTGTGCACAGACTGCTCCGCAAAGGAAACTACGCTGAGCGCGTCGGCGCCGGTGCTCCTGTGTATCTGGCCGCTGTGCTCGAGTATCTCACCGCTGAGATCCTGGAGTTGGCCGGAAACGCCGCTCGGGACAACAAGAAGACCCGTATCATTCCCCGTCACCTGCAGCTGGCAGTGCGGAACGACGAGGAGTTGAACAAACTCTTGGGTGGAGTGACCATCGCTCAGGGTGGGGTGCTGCCCAACATCCAGGCTGTGCTGCTGCCCAAGAAGACCGAGAAACCCGGCAAGACCAAGTAA
- the LOC127648383 gene encoding histone H3, with protein MARTKQTARKSTGGKAPRKQLATKAARKSAPATGGVKKPHRYRPGTVALREIRRYQKSTELLIRKLPFQRLVREIAQDFKTDLRFQSSAVMALQESSEAYLVGLFEDTNLCAIHAKRVTIMPKDIQLARRIRGERA; from the coding sequence ATGGCAAGAACCAAACAGACCGCTCGCAAGTCCACCGGTGGAAAAGCCCCGAGGAAGCAGCTCGCTACTAAAGCCGCCCGCAAGAGCGCCCCCGCCACCGGTGGCGTCAAGAAGCCTCATCGTTACAGGCCCGGTACCGTGGCGCTGAGAGAGATCCGCCGTTATCAGAAGTCCACTGAGCTGCTGATCCGCAAACTGCCTTTCCAGCGTCTGGTGAGAGAAATCGCTCAGGATTTCAAGACGGATCTgcgcttccagagctccgccgtcatGGCCCTGCAGGAGTCCAGCGAGGCTTATTTGGTCGGTCTGTTCGAGGACACCAACTTGTGCGCCATCCACGCCAAGAGGGTCACCATCATGCCCAAAGACATCCAGCTGGCCCGCCGCATTCGTGGAGAGCGCGCTTAA
- the LOC127648629 gene encoding histone H4 produces the protein MSGRGKGGKGLGKGGAKRHRKVLRDNIQGITKPAIRRLARRGGVKRISGLIYEETRGVLKVFLENVIRDAVTYTEHAKRKTVTAMDVVYALKRQGRTLYGFGG, from the coding sequence ATGTCTGGAAGAGGTAAAGGAGGAAAAGGACTTGGGAAAGGAGGCGCTAAGCGTCACCGCAAAGTGTTGCGTGATAACATCCAGGGAATCACCAAACCCGCCATCCGTCGTCTCGCTCGCCGCGGCGGTGTCAAGCGTATCTCCGGTCTGATCTACGAGGAGACTCGCGGTGTGTTGAAGGTGTTTCTGGAGAACGTGATCCGTGATGCCGTCACCTACACCGAGCACGCCAAGAGAAAGACCGTCACTGCCATGGACGTTGTGTACGCGCTGAAACGACAGGGACGAACTCTGTACGGCTTCGGAGGATAA
- the LOC127648344 gene encoding histone H2B-like: MPEPAKSAPKKGSKKAVTKAAGKGGKKRRKSRKESYAIYVYKVLKQVHPDTGISSKAMGIMNSFVNDIFERIAGESSRLAHYNKRSTITSREIQTAVRLLLPGELAKHAVSEGTKAVTKYTSSNFNFQWIARTSVVEDGPERGGRRYWEAPLPVPGKSGHDH; encoded by the exons ATGCCTGAACCAGCAAAGTCCGCCCCGAAGAAGGGATCCAAGAAGGCCGTCACGAAGGCCGCCGGTAAGGGAGGAAAGAAGCGCAGAAAGTCCAGGAAGGAGAGTTACGCTATCTACGTGTACAAAGTCCTGAAGCAGGTCCATCCTGACACCGGGATCTCCTCCAAGGCGATGGGCATCATGAACTCCTTCGTCAACGACATCTTCGAGCGCATCGCCGGTGAGTCGTCTCGTCTCGCTCACTACAACAAGCGCTCCACCATCACATCGAGAGAGATCCAGACCGCCGTGCGTCTGCTGCTGCCCGGTGAACTGGCCAAACACGCCGTGTCTGAGGGCACAAAGGCCGTCACCAAGTACACCAGCTCCAA CTTCAATTTTCAGTGGATTGCAAGGACTTCTGTG GTTGAAGATGGCCCAGAGAG AGGAGGCCGGAGGTACTGGGAGGCTCCTCTACCAGTCCCTGGTAAATCAGGGCATGACCATTAA